The proteins below are encoded in one region of Populus alba chromosome 2, ASM523922v2, whole genome shotgun sequence:
- the LOC118049273 gene encoding uncharacterized protein yields the protein MNIQQQQQSNQKPPSWEAISKHFSLPLSDAANNLGVCVSVLKKICRENGLDRWPYRKYLAGKSIEDIRRYAAREKIKAIADLAKAANKSGIQQQNNENSKPHKLQQQGTKDVLVGRQHITLTPGLAKGLMGLDEFKYGFPSDGLSTATNKWWGSSLSDTQRATDRAGIETDEDDGHQSEEKADAGTSAVIVDEEKGENGKMESNEIDPQGTGLLTSVRKRAVEEGREARKLGVYRTYGVNKLGRKQRALLLRIFGSSLPKQWIQDFSSNRVGL from the exons atgaatatccagcagcagcaacaatcgAATCAAAAACCGCCCTCCTGGGAAGCCATCTCCAAGcacttctctcttcctctctccgATGCCGCTAACAATCTCG GCGtctgtgtcagtgtgcttaagAAAATCTGCCGCGAGAATGGTCTTGATAGATGGCCATATCGCAAG TACTTAGCTGGAAAGAGCATAGAGGACATTAGAAGGTATGCTGCtagagaaaaaatcaaagccATTGCCGACCTCGCCAAGGCTGCTAACAAAAG TGGTATCCAGCAGCAAAACAATGAGAATTCCAAACCTCACAAATTGCAGCAACAAGGAACTAAGGATGTTCTAGTTGGGCGGCAACATATCACGCTCACTCCAGGGTTGGCAAAAGGATTGATGGGTTTGGATGAGTTTAAATATGGATTTCCATCAGATGGTTTATCAACAGCTACGAATAAATGGTGGGGTAGCAGCCTGTCTGATACTCAAAGGGCCACTGATAGAGCTGGAATTGAGACTGATGAAGATGACGGCCATCAATCTGAAGAAAAGGCAGATGCTGGTACCAGTGCGGTGATTGTAGACGAAGAGAAAGGTGAGAATGGAAAGATGGAGAGTAATGAAATTGATCCACAAGGGACTGGTTTATTGACGTCTGTTAGGAAAAGAGCTGTTGAAGAAGGGCGAGAAGCACGTAAACTTGGTGTCTACCGCACTTATGGTGTAAACAAGTTAGGCAGGAAACAGAGAGCTTTGCTTCTTCGAATATTTGGATCTTCATTGCCAAAACAATGGATTCAGGACTTCAGTTCAAATAGAGTTGGATTGTAG